In Blastococcus saxobsidens DD2, the genomic stretch CGGGTTGGACCGGACGGCGGACACGAACTGCAGCCCGTCCATCACCGGCATGTTCCAGTCGACGCAGACCAGCTGGGGCATCCAGCCCTCGTCCAGGACGTCGAGCCCCTCCCGGCCGTGGCCGGCGTCGCGCACCTCGTAGCCGAGACCGGTGAGGATGCTGGTGACGATCCGGCGCATGGCGCGGGAGTCGTCGATCACCAGGGCACGCATGTCAGGCCCCCTTCAGTGGGCGGTAGGCGGAGCTGCGGCCGATCACGACCCGCTCCCAGGAGTCGTCGACGCCGAGGGTGGTCTCGGCGGCGCCGAGGAAGAGCCACCCGTCGGGGCGCATGAGGTCCCGCACGCGGCGGAGGATCGTCTGCTTGGTCGGCAGGTCGAAGTAGATGAGCACGTTGCGCAGGTAGACCACGTCGAACGGGCCCATCCGCGGCAGCGGAGCGGCGAGGTTGCACTCGCCGGCGTTGACCATCCGGCGGAGGTTGGCCGATACCTCCCACTCGTTGCCGACCCGGCTGAAGTGCCGGACGAGCATGGGCGCCGGCAGGCCACGGTTGACCTCGAGCTGGCTGAACCGGCCGGCACGGGTGCGCTGCACCATCTCGCGGGAGAGGTCGGTCGCGGTGATCGACACCCGGGAGGTCGCGTTGGGCAGGGCGTCGTCCAGCAGCATCGCGATCGTGTACGGCTCCTGGCCGCTGGAGCTGGCCGCCGACCAGATCTGCAGCCGCTCGTTCGCCCCGCGGGCCGACAGCAGCGACGGCAGGACCGTGGAGGTCAGCGCGGTGAACGGGTCGCCGTCACGGAACCAGGACGTCTCGTTCGTGGTGAGCGCCTCGACGATCCTGCGGTTGTTGTCGGCATCGGGGCGGATCCGCACCGTCTCGACCAGCTTCGACACGTCGGTCAGGCCCATCTGCCGGGCGAGCGGCAGGAGACGGGCCTCCACCAGGTACTCCTTGCCCGGCTGGAGCACGATCGCGCTCTCCTTGCGGACGAGTTCACGGACCCAGTCGAAACTGGTCGCGGTCAGGCTCATCGACGACCTCCCACGGCCATAGCGGTTGTTGCGTTCAGCGGCGCGGCACCGGCGAGGTGCCGCTGGATGGCCTCGGCGACCCGGTCGAGCGGCAGGACCTCGTCGGCGTAGCCGGCCTGGGCGACGGCGCCCGGCATGCCCCACACGACCGAGGTCGTCTGGTCCTGCACGACGACGGTGCCGCCGGCGTCGCGGACCTCCCCGCAGCCGTTGCGGCCGTCGGCGCCCATGCCGGTGAGGACCACACCGAGCACCGCACCGTCGTAGGCCGCGACGGCCGAGCGGAAGAGCGGGTCGACCGCGGGCCGGCAGAAGTTCACCGGCGGGCTCTGGTTCAGCGACGTGGCGTAGGACGCCCGGCCGTTGGCGCGCACGACCAGGTGGTGGTCGCCGGGCGCCAGGTGCACGGTGCCGGGCACCAGCGGCGTCCCGTCGACGGCCTCCACCACGCGCAGCGCGCAGAGCCGGTCCAGGCGCTGGGCGAACTGACGGGTGAACACCGGCGGCATGTGCTGGGCCAGCAGGACCGGCACCGGCAGGTTGGCCGGCAGGGCCGGCAGCACGCGGGCCAGCGCCTCGGGGCCGCCGGTGGAGGAACCGATGACCAGCACGGCCGGCTTCTTGCCGGGGGCGGTGCGCGGGGCGGCCGGGCGCGGCGGTGCCACGGGTGCGGCCGCGCGTGCCACCGTCGTCACCGGGCGGCCGGTGAGCGCCTTGATCCTGGGGATCAGCTGCTCGCGGACGCTCTCCATCGACTGGGCCACGCTGCCGACGTTGGCCGGCTTGGTGACGTAGTCGTTGGCCCCTGCCGACAGGGCGTCGAGGGTCGCGGTGGCGCCGCGCTCGGTGAGCGTGCTGAACATGATGATCGGCAGGCGGCTGTGCCCTCGTCCCGCGCCGCCGCCGCGGATGGCCCGCACCGCCTCGATGCCGTTCATCTCCGGCATCTCGATGTCCATGGTCACCAGGTCGGGCTTGAGCTGCTCGAGCTTGGCCAGGGCGACCTTGCCGTTGACGGCGGTGCCCACGACCTCGATCCCCGGGTCCGCGGAGAGCACATCGGTGACGATCTTGCGGACGACGACCGAGTCGTCGACCACCATCACCCTGATCGGGTTCACACGTCCTCCTGGCCCCTGCCCCCGTCGACCGGCGGGCTCGTTGTTCTGTATCGGCATCTCCGCGTCGGGCTTGAGCCCTCCGGCGGTACGGCACCCGGCAACTCCCGGCCGGGCGGAAGGTGGACGACAGGGGATGCCGCGGCATGGCGGCAGGACGCGACGGAACTGCCGGCCGGCGACCGTGACCGACATTCCGGGGAATGGCGGCAGGCCGGATCCGGACGGCGTGGAACGCCGTGCTCTGGGACGCCCCAGCGCCGCGCGGCCGCGCTGCCGGCGGCTCGGGCGGGCTGGTGCGACCTGGAGATTTTCGGCGGGGAACGGTCTGACTACAGCCGACACGCAGAAGGCGTGGCCCTATCTCTCGGCCATCGGTGGAGATCGACGACGTCGGGGGCGGCGACCCGTTCTCCCGTTGTCGGCACGGCCCTCGGATGAGCGGCGCGCCTGGCACCTGGCCGCGCGGGCCGCGGGTGGGTCAGGAGAGCGCGGCGACCCGGCGTCCGGGGCCACGCAGCACGGCGACGGCGTCCCCGTTCAGCAGGTCGTCCAGCACGATCACCTGGACGCACCCGGCGACGGCGTTCCACACCCCGGCGGCGCCGTCGTGGAGGTCGAACCCCCCGTCGAGGAAGGCCTGGACGGCGAGCAGCTGAGCGGCGGCCAGTGGCCGGATCCGCCCGGAGACGTGCGCCCCCCACGAGGCCTCGTGCATGGCGGTCGCCCACGGGCGGTGCCCGGCCCGGTTCTCGTCGACGGCGACCCGCCAGCGCGCCCGGCCGGCCTCGTCCAGGTCGCGCACGGTGGCGAGGAAGGCGGTCAGCTCGTCGGCGGCGGGCCCCAGGCCCCAGGCGCCGGGCGCCGCCAGCGGGCCGGCGTCGAGGGCGCGGTCGAACGCCGCGGTCAGGTCCCGCCGGACCAGCGGCGGCAGGACCCCTGCCGCCCAGAAGCCCACGGCCGCGTCGGCCAGGACGTCCGCGGCCTCGTCCCACTCGTCGGCGTCCGTCTGCCCGTGGAGCCCGTGCTCGTGGCCGAGGACGTCCTCCCGGAGCAACCGCTCCAGCGTGGGGGCGTCCCCGATGGTGCCCTGCTCGAGCTGGGCGACCAGGAGGGCGACGCGATCCCCACCGCCCTGGCCGGCCTCGGCGGCGGAGCGCATGTGCGGGACGCCGGCGGCCATCTCGCGTGCCCGGCGCGACCGGACGGCGCGCACCCCGCGCTGGTCCCGGTCCAGCCCGCGGCAGGGATGGGTGGCGGCCAGCCGGGTGAGGGCGGATTCGTCAGCCCCCAGGCCGGTGAGCAGGACCTCGGCCACGGCCCGGCCTGCGGGCAGGCGCACCAGATCGAAGCCGAGGGTGGCGGCACTCACCAGCGAGTAGGGCACGGCAGGCCTCCACGGGCTCCGGGAACGGGACGGACCCATGCTGTCTGCCCTGCCCCCGGAGCACCATGCGTCCGTCACCCGTTCGCTGGAGGGCCATTCCCCCTACTGCGCGTGTCACGCCATGCACGGTCAGCGATGCATGACGCTGTGTGACGGGGCGTTGCCCTGTGGTGGTGGGTCAGTCGTCGTCCTGACCGTCGTCCTCGGCCTCGTCCTCGTCGTCGTCCTCGAGCTCGCTGCCCAGCACGCCGGCGTCCCCGGCGTCGACGGTCACCTCGTGCAGGGAGCCGTCCGCGGCGCGGACCTCGACCTCCCAGACGACGTACCCGTCCTCGTCCTCCAGCTCGGCGCCGACGACCTCGCCGCCGCCCAGGGACCCGACCGCCGCGTCCGCCGCGTCCGCCTCGTCGACCGTGGCGAGCTCCGCGAGCGCCTCCTGCTCGGCGGCGTCG encodes the following:
- a CDS encoding protein-glutamate methylesterase/protein-glutamine glutaminase, with amino-acid sequence MNPIRVMVVDDSVVVRKIVTDVLSADPGIEVVGTAVNGKVALAKLEQLKPDLVTMDIEMPEMNGIEAVRAIRGGGAGRGHSRLPIIMFSTLTERGATATLDALSAGANDYVTKPANVGSVAQSMESVREQLIPRIKALTGRPVTTVARAAAPVAPPRPAAPRTAPGKKPAVLVIGSSTGGPEALARVLPALPANLPVPVLLAQHMPPVFTRQFAQRLDRLCALRVVEAVDGTPLVPGTVHLAPGDHHLVVRANGRASYATSLNQSPPVNFCRPAVDPLFRSAVAAYDGAVLGVVLTGMGADGRNGCGEVRDAGGTVVVQDQTTSVVWGMPGAVAQAGYADEVLPLDRVAEAIQRHLAGAAPLNATTAMAVGGRR
- a CDS encoding CheR family methyltransferase, translated to MSLTATSFDWVRELVRKESAIVLQPGKEYLVEARLLPLARQMGLTDVSKLVETVRIRPDADNNRRIVEALTTNETSWFRDGDPFTALTSTVLPSLLSARGANERLQIWSAASSSGQEPYTIAMLLDDALPNATSRVSITATDLSREMVQRTRAGRFSQLEVNRGLPAPMLVRHFSRVGNEWEVSANLRRMVNAGECNLAAPLPRMGPFDVVYLRNVLIYFDLPTKQTILRRVRDLMRPDGWLFLGAAETTLGVDDSWERVVIGRSSAYRPLKGA
- a CDS encoding PepSY domain-containing protein; the encoded protein is MRITKRAAVITASTAVVLAAAGGVAVATGGGDEGEELSRPGTVTVDEADLPEDDAAEQEALAELATVDEADAADAAVGSLGGGEVVGAELEDEDGYVVWEVEVRAADGSLHEVTVDAGDAGVLGSELEDDDEDEAEDDGQDDD